A genome region from Naumovozyma castellii chromosome 5, complete genome includes the following:
- the TFB6 gene encoding TFIIH complex subunit TFB6 (ancestral locus Anc_7.40) — protein MSEPLTPLHPSADEQLDLNDIKELDDDDINDLDLNPDLDADIVLSMEDANKTRQGSITKRPINITEDDEIFDDMDDFMPKINVGSPFSSNVALNKMHAASTSSPMMKMTPRRLSMSQQSKFITYCDNQLMQVQRRFVQSQGLNNQNGYPDLVSLLKDLKTLVDFIWYSIDNSNPHTDYLLKMDTPEESTYKPSVELISTYFGQTSYLIRIADDLLDYIEKFKIKDLETKEQNNTVTKIFKFLFILDKIFIRLLTGTIPGGHRMNGTDAVRLCGIAERTRMRFPIYLESQNVHGYHYEVSKIYEETLDKCGN, from the coding sequence ATGTCAGAACCACTAACACCATTGCACCCCAGTGCCGATGAACAACTGGACTTAAATGACATAAAAGAACTAGACGATGATGACATTAATGACCTCGATTTGAATCCCGATTTGGATGCAGATATTGTTCTCAGCATGGAAGATGCTAACAAGACAAGACAGGGATCCATCACCAAGAGACCTATTAACATTAccgaagatgatgaaatatttgacgATATGGATGATTTTATGCCCAAGATTAACGTAGGGTCCCCCTTTTCCTCAAACGTGGCATTAAATAAGATGCATGCAGCTTCCACTTCTTCGCCcatgatgaagatgactCCAAGAAGACTTTCCATGTCACAACAATCAAAATTTATAACTTATTGTGATAACCAGTTGATGCAAGTGCAAAGAAGATTTGTACAATCACAAGGTTTGAATAATCAGAATGGGTATCCGGATTTggtttcattattgaaggaTCTGAAAACTTTGGTCGATTTCATATGGTATTCTATAGATAATTCAAACCCACATACGGACTATTTGTTAAAGATGGATACTCCTGAAGAATCCACTTATAAACCCTCAGTGGAACTAATATCTACATATTTCGGTCAAACTTCCTATCTGATTAGAATAGCGGATGACTTACTGGattatattgaaaaatttaaaattaaagatcTAGAAACCAAGGAGCAAAATAATACTGTAACGAAAATATTCAAgtttctcttcatcttgGATAAAATTTTTATAAGATTATTGACTGGGACGATACCTGGAGGTCATAGAATGAATGGGACAGATGCAGTTAGGTTATGTGGAATAGCggaaagaacaagaatgAGATTCCCCATATATTTAGAATCTCAGAATGTGCATGGTTACCATTATGAAGTTAGTAAAATATACGAAGAGACGTTAGATAAGTGCGGAAATTGA
- the NCAS0E02220 gene encoding zinc-binding alcohol dehydrogenase family protein (ancestral locus Anc_2.133): MSLPTTMQAVVIEGDKSILKTGVPLPPLESGSVLVKTKAVAGNPTDWKHIVYGIGPQGSILGCDIAGQIVKLGPDVDPNEFHIGDNVFGFVHGASIKRPQNGAFAEYAVMDPKAAYKAGRELQHAEGERLKEGKVTTFEAAASIPVSLTTAMVALTFNFGLKLEWEPKVAQNNYPILLWGGATGVAQMFIQMAKKLHGYSKIIVVASKRHEAKLKEYGADDVFDYHDVDVIEQIKSKYKDIQRLVDCVSTSTTIQQTYRCAAENLPATLLHLTSLSASDIDAKYRRDNIKITNTMLYMAEGEDIPFGKITLPACPEYREATIKAIKFVNPKILNGEIHHIPIKIYKNGLKDLPQLTEDIKHGVNSGEKLVATIN, from the coding sequence ATGTCTCTACCAACCACAATGCAAGCAGTCGTCATCGAAGGCGATAAATCAATACTCAAGACAGGTGTGCCCCTACCACCCTTGGAAAGTGGTTCCGTTCTCGTGAAGACGAAAGCAGTTGCTGGGAACCCCACAGATTGGAAACATATAGTTTACGGTATTGGACCACAAGGTTCCATTCTTGGTTGTGACATCGCTGGTCAAATTGTGAAATTGGGACCCGATGTAGACCCCAATGAATTCCATATTGGTGATAATGTGTTTGGGTTTGTACATGGTGCTTCCATTAAACGTCCCCAAAATGGTGCCTTTGCAGAGTATGCTGTCATGGATCCAAAAGCTGCTTATAAAGCAGGAAGGGAATTGCAACATGCCGAGGGGGAAAGATTAAAAGAGGGCAAAGTGACCACTTTTGAAGCAGCAGCTAGTATTCCTGTATCTTTGACGACCGCAATGGTGGCACTGACTTTTAATTTTggtttgaaattggaatgGGAACCCAAAGTGGCCCAAAACAATTATCCTATCTTGCTTTGGGGTGGTGCCACAGGGGTGGCCCAAATGTTCATTCAAATGGCAAAGAAATTACACGGGTACTCCAAGATTATCGTTGTGGCTTCCAAAAGACATGAGgcaaaattgaaagaatatgGAGCTGATGATGTGTTTGATTATCATGACGTCGATGtcattgaacaaattaaatccaaatataaggatattcaaagattgGTTGATTGTGTATCCACATCAACTACCATTCAACAAACATACAGATGTGCTGCTGAGAATCTACCTGCTACTTTATTGCATTTGACCTCTTTGAGTGCAAGTGATATTGATGCAAAATATAGAAGGGACAACATTAAGATTACAAATACAATGTTATACATGGCTGAAGGTGAGGATATCCCATTTGGTAAAATTACTTTACCAGCTTGCCCTGAATACAGAGAGGCAACCATTAAAGCGATTAAATTTGTTAACCCAAAGATCCTTAATGGGgaaattcatcatataCCAATAAAGATTTATAAAAATGGGTTAAAGGATCTGCCACAACTAACTGAAGATATTAAACATGGTGTGAATTCTGGGGAAAAACTAGTTGCAACCATTAACTAG
- the MNE1 gene encoding Mne1p (ancestral locus Anc_7.42) produces MKYNVTKRFLSFNVTKIIHDALMDTKAHVNEITGPKLRTRNQITKDITPWAPQDNKTITDKWLFDAIHKPKLYRVNFAGVVTLKVPIVLKRLQNLRSSHDSNSYFTLLNRLKTTDITWISQTGKTIAVARNDISNENYLPIEFYHELSTMLRKISLTTNEDSINRDLLAKYVLTLLKDYQTIFHQAGSEKLAPNVRFIRNCLLIIIKSKSYIYFNSALNHLSGLKKHNLTYNLMVLEFYVETKQLPKLMNYLRTVLLCGVEKSEKLKEDVHVFTSSILKIATFLILNNQEKLCGEFIHSLQDNFGLKMDSHTRHKLLEISKSYAALNLESLLLFQEGNNELAALVKLKSLSNGREISPILDTLESFTQKENIEENELLFLQNIFPPRSVTLESWYTYLDQMDPMVNGASDDIKSIIFNSVLRYLSGTRNLGFILLILEHIVFKLGHTDLFTSKSSCSIFHSLIKAIRSNESSNITMFYLFTWLDKNENFAFNVKDIQFAIENAQCVDLEPDSFRFYLLKCYLMNGKVETIKLLSAMSNDRKGISNNEARELIDNMLAWLSLNNSDKTKEGLESILGSNTEEIEQLSIDRLIDTCQLSHPRMRAMNSRSQNYQFGVDYQYYQSLKAILND; encoded by the coding sequence ATGAAGTATAATGTCACTAAACGATTTTTATCGTTCAATGTTACTAAAATTATACATGATGCTTTAATGGATACGAAAGCTCatgttaatgaaataaCAGGTCCAAAATtaagaacaagaaatcaGATTACTAAGGACATAACACCATGGGCCCCTCAAGATAACAAAACCATAACAGACAAGTGGTTATTTGATGCAATTCATAAACCAAAATTATATAGGGTCAATTTCGCTGGGGTTGTAACTCTAAAGGTACCTATTGTTTTGAAAAGGCTACAAAACCTCCGATCCTCTCATGATTCCAACTCGTACTTCACATTACTAAATAGATTGAAAACAACAGATATAACATGGATTTCACAAACAGGAAAAACAATTGCTGTTGCCAGGAACGATATATCCAATGAAAATTATCTGCCGATTGAGTTTTACCATGAATTATCTACAATGCTACGAAAGATATCTTTGACAACTAATGAGGACTCAATCAACAGGGATCTCCTGGCAAAGTATGTTCTCACATTACTAAAGGATTATCAAACCATCTTTCATCAAGCCGGTTCAGAAAAATTAGCCCCGAATGTCAGGTTCATCAGAAATTGCTTATTGATCATTATCAAGTCGAAATCATATATCTACTTTAATTCAGCTCTGAACCATTTGTCAGGTTTAAAAAAGCACAACCTTACATATAACTTAATGGTGCTTGAGTTTTACGTTGAAACAAAGCAATTACCTAAATTGATGAACTATTTAAGAACTGTGTTATTATGCGGGGTTGAAAAATCTGAAAAACTGAAAGAAGATGTCCATGTCTTTACGAGCTCCATTTTGAAGATTGCTACTTTTctcattttgaataatcaAGAAAAACTATGTGGCGAGTTCATACATAGTTTACAGGACAACTTTGGACTCAAAATGGATTCTCATACTCGCCATAAATTACTAGAAATTAGTAAATCATATGCCGCCCTTAATTTGGAATCATTACTACTATTTCAAGAGGGTAACAACGAATTAGCAGCTTTAGTAAAGCTCAAAAGCTTATCAAATGGGAGGGAGATATCACCTATACTGGACACGTTGGAATCATTTACTCAAAAAGAGAACattgaagagaatgaaTTGTTATTTCTCCAAAATATATTCCCGCCGAGGTCGGTTACTTTAGAGAGTTGGTACACCTATCTGGATCAAATGGACCCCATGGTAAATGGAGCTTCAGATgatattaaatcaattatatttaattcaGTTTTACGATATTTGTCTGGTACTAGAAATTTGGGATTCATCTTGCTAATCTTGGAACATATTGTCTTTAAGCTAGGCCACACCGACCTTTTTACAAGCAAATCATCATGTTCAATCTTCCATTCATTGATTAAAGCCATAAGAAGCAATGAATCGTCGAATATAACAATGTTTTATCTCTTTACGTGGTTAgacaaaaatgaaaattttgcATTTAATGTTAAGGACATCCAGTTTGCAATTGAAAATGCGCAATGCGTGGATTTAGAACCTGACTCCTTCAGATTTTATCTCCTAAAATGttatttaatgaatggGAAGGTTGAAACGATAAAGCTACTTAGTGCAATGAGTAACGACAGAAAGGGAATTAGCAATAATGAAGCAAGAGAACTGATTGATAACATGCTAGCATGGCTTAGTCTAAATAATAGTGACAAAACTAAGGAGGGACTAGAAAGTATTTTAGGAAGCAATACGGAAGAAATAGAGCAACTTTCTATTGACCGCCTGATAGATACCTGTCAACTGAGTCATCCTAGGATGCGAGCAATGAATTCACGAAGCCAAAACTATCAATTTGGTGTTGATTATCAATACTATCAAAGTTTAAAGGCAATCCTAAATGACTAA
- the MEK1 gene encoding serine/threonine protein kinase MEK1 (ancestral locus Anc_7.41) has product MSRPLGYLEVLTKPSKNNFVSCPTLSGLPSKERRKDKDYLKLVKHSILKIGRSNKECDFLLADDPSISSVHCHIWGILFDDSSVPMCYIKDVSLNGTFVNSKRLERETAYVLNDNDLIDLPTLGNAVSFRFLESLPDLEDPEDTSARKETPDIYSTLNIKKSVENKWDISPRIIGNGTFGNVLVAFKKSEIVASDVYSRPNFAVKVIKLRKYKVDKEAKILLKLNHPNIIKIHYTFNDLMNNNLYIFQDLIPGGDLFSYLAKGECLTAISETETLIIVYQILKALHYIHGRGIVHRDLKLDNILLCSPEPCTRIVLADFGIAKDLSLKNTRMNTIVGTPEYCAPEVGFKATRSIIDQSCSRANTIDQSMNGYDSKCDIWSLGVITHIMLTGISPFYGDGSENSIIQNVKRGKLDFSMKPWNNVNHNAKQFVEKLLEIDADKRLDSKQSFQHPWISRYQTQLEKIYQKKIMSTLSAAEIEGKADWKRRLPKCVSLSNSSLIPNNKKQRKNI; this is encoded by the exons ATGTCAAGACCATTAGGGTATCTAGAAGTTCTAACAAAACCTTCTAAAAACAACTTTGTCAGTTGTCCAACACTTTCAGGATTGCCttccaaagaaagaaggaaggataaagattatttaaaaCTCGTCAAGCATTCTATCCTAAAAATTGGCAGGAGTAACAAAGAATGTGACTTTCTATTGGCTGATGAtccatcaatttcatccGTTCATTGTCATATATGGGGAATCCTATTCGATGATTCAAGTGTTCCAATGTGCTACATCAAGgatgtttctttaaatggAACTTTCGTGAACTCAAAGAGATTGGAAAGAGAGACAGCTTATGTTCtcaatgataatgatcTTATTGATCTGCCAACTCTTGGGAATGCTGTATCTTTCAGATTTCTGGAATCTTTACCTGATTTGGAAGATCCAGAAGATACATCCGCCAGAAAAGAAACTCCCGATATTTATTCAacattaaatataaaaaagtCCGTGGAGAATAAATGGGATATTTCACCCAGAATAATAGGAAATGGAACTTTTGGTAACGTTCTTGTTGCATTTAAGAAATCGGAAATTGTTGCAAGTGATGTCTACTCCCGACCAAATTTTGCAGTCAAAGTAATAAAGTTAAGGAAATACAAAGTCGACAAAGAGGCAAAAATATTACTAAAATTGAATCAT CCCAATATAATCAAGATTCATTATACctttaatgatttaatgaataataactTATACATATTCCAGGACTTAATACCTGGAGGCGACTTATTCTCATATCTTGCTAAAGGTGAATGCTTAACAGCCATATCTGAGACAGAAACGCTTATCATTgtttatcaaattttaaagGCACTACATTATATTCATGGACGAGGAATTGTTCATCGTGACCTCAAGTTAGATAATATTCTCTTATGCTCCCCAGAACCATGCACAAGAATTGTTCTTGCAGATTTTGGAATTGCCAAAGATTTATCGCTTAAAAATACAAGAATGAATACAATAGTTGGCACCCCAGAGTATTGCGCTCCAGAAGTAGGGTTTAAGGCCACTAGGTCAATCATAGATCAATCCTGTTCTAGGGCTAATACAATCGATCAATCAATGAATGGTTACGATTCAAAATGTGATATTTGGTCCCTAGGTGTCATTACCCATATAATGTTGACAGGCATCTCTCCATTCTATGGAGATGGTAGTGAAAActcaataattcaaaatgtCAAGAGGGGAAAATTGGATTTTTCCATGAAGCCTTGGAATAATGTTAATCATAATGCCAAACAGTTTGTGGAAAAACTCTTAGAAATTGATGCAGATAAAAGATTAGATAGTAAACAGAGCTTTCAACATCCTTGGATTTCTAGGTATCAAactcaattggaaaagatcTATCAGAAGAAAATCATGTCTACTTTGTCAGCTgctgaaattgaaggaaaagcTGATTGGAAACGAAGACTTCCCAAATGCGTATCATTATcgaattcatcattaatcCCCAACAATAAGAAGCAaaggaagaatatttaa
- the SOG2 gene encoding Sog2p (ancestral locus Anc_7.39), with product MGFRVDHRHLSESGASIWLIGPVKAFTLYSNSDIMPQSVAMVQQQQQQQSDPPKLKNFQLSQLISNELSHQNSIKSTIKLVGMDISSISDEDVKLLLDVERLSLRKNRLISLPPNFSQLQKLRYLDLHDNRLFDIPPVLLQCPQLEILDLSSNRIQGLPNEMTTCWMKNLRVLSLKNNNVLSIYSLKSLIYLENLTVLELEGNNIPKEELDIVQAYTPMTSNVSSEEYWARALRRYLKDNPQEPKMSKANKRKGFINGLSSTNSLPTASTSSSSSKNVSNITLPNKESDSNNTINENSNNDLENAELYNNSKYNDYFKRLSVLPEESPIINEQQRVSHAELVVACRKLLFSFTECQQSIRKIASFCKEKAIAVNVVSLLYSVRSHIDNLVEILQQAENDENFQDQALIKLCMNITAIFKQIITLLRKNFKTFFEEDDLCFIRMFYMTLLCSYSEMYNAWTFISLEKFDKPKKKPIGRKDSTSISFNASNSSSKTHSNNSSIIENIKHKPRTRSNTLQNIPPVPTQPNNQTTTAIKGTANPHTSIGNALISGKNVSPGYVNNNNIFWAHSNSVHSNTGHSTLIESSNSPSPSGIAAQSLEDSRHMESSPKKVGHYSPNSNAESRESATNVQANVPAIPISYPSSLSRSKSNSTNNNNSNNNSLNSPPRLTPSSARPNNNVMTSEKDIDLQLYRTLLTVVKIVNIVYNQLTSEISKTAMASTTGQQVLTDSLATKIRDLTDTCCQVMDLSKVLNERLNLLINKDETISEKYLTNQEKLNTWENINSFLKTIISILASTKILMTELPSLNEIRPNLASLAEITKDVTVILDLSSYKVVSINAQQQQQQQQQQQQQQQYSSHMATQQSHIQMVTKDTHFPLLTPQPKLTKQNVNPFDQ from the coding sequence ATGGGCTTTAGAGTAGATCACAGACATCTATCTGAATCAGGTGCTTCTATTTGGTTGATTGGTCCAGTGAAAGCATTCACACTATATTCCAATTCAGATATAATGCCGCAATCAGTAGCAATGGtgcaacagcaacagcagcagcagtCTGACCCaccaaaattgaaaaacttCCAATTAAGCCAACTAATATCGAATGAACTTTCTCATCAAAACAGCATAAAATCTACCATAAAGTTAGTGGGAATGGATATATCAAGTATaagtgatgaagatgttAAGTTGTTGCTTGATGTTGAAAGGTTATCTCTGAGGAAAAACCGTCTGATATCCCTACCTCCAAATTTCTCTCAATTACAAAAGCTTCGCTATCTAGATCTACATGATAACCGACTTTTCGACATACCTCCAGTATTATTACAATGTCCACAACTAGAAATTCTGGATCTTTCTTCTAACCGCATACAAGGGTTACCTAATGAGATGACAACCTGTTGGATGAAAAATCTCAGAGTGctatctttgaaaaataataatgttttgtcaatttattcattaaaatcGTTAATATATCTAGAAAATCTTACTGTCTTGGAACTAGAGGGGAATAATATACctaaggaagaattagatATTGTTCAGGCTTATACTCCAATGACTTCAAACGTATCAAGTGAAGAGTATTGGGCTAGAGCTCTTAGAAGATACTTAAAAGATAATCCACAAGAGCCTAAGATGTCAAAGGCTAACAAAAGGAAAGGGTTCATAAATGGGTTGAGTTCTACCAATTCTTTACCCACAGCTTCAACATCCTCTAGCTCCAGTAAAAATGTCTCAAATATCACCCTCCCCAATAAAGAATCTGATTCTAATAATACAATCAATGAAAACAGTAATAATGATCTGGAGAATGCCGAATTGTATAACAATTCTAAATATAATGATTATTTCAAAAGGCTATCGGTATTACCTGAAGAATCACCCATAATCAACGAACAACAACGCGTATCTCATGCAGAATTGGTAGTAGCATGCAGAAAATTACTTTTTAGTTTCACAGAGTGCCAACAATCGATACGGAAAATAGCGTCCTTCTGTAAAGAAAAGGCTATAGCAGTGAATGTCGTTTCGTTGCTATACTCAGTGAGGTCAcatattgataatttggTGGAAATATTACAGCAAGCggaaaatgatgaaaactTTCAAGATCAAGCATTAATTAAGTTATGCATGAATATTACGGCGATCTTTAAACAAATTATAACGTTATTACGTAAAAACTTCAAGacattttttgaagaggATGATCTTTGCTTCATAAGGATGTTTTACATGACATTACTGTGCTCGTATAGTGAAATGTACAATGCATGGACATTTATAAGTTTAGAGAAATTCGACAAACCTAAAAAGAAACCCATTGGTAGAAAGGACTCTACGTCGATTTCATTTAATGCAAGTAACAGCAGTAGTAAGActcattcaaataatagtagcatcattgaaaatataaagCATAAGCCTCGAACAAGAAGTAATactttacaaaatattcctCCAGTACCCACCCAGCCAAATAACCAAACCACAACTGCTATCAAGGGAACAGCGAATCCACACACTTCCATTGGAAATGCTTTAATATCAGGCAAGAATGTATCACCAGGGTatgttaataataataatatcttttgGGCACATTCCAATAGCGTTCATTCAAACACTGGTCATAGTACGTTAATAgaatcatccaattcaCCATCTCCCTCAGGTATTGCAGCTCAATCATTAGAAGATTCTAGACATATGGAAAGTTCCCCAAAAAAGGTTGGCCACTATTCCCCAAATTCGAATGCTGAAAGTCGAGAGTCAGCTACTAATGTTCAAGCCAATGTTCCTGCCATACCGATATCGTATCCATCATCCTTGTCTAGGAgcaaatcaaattcaacaaataataacaacagTAACAATAATTCGTTGAATTCTCCACCAAGATTGACACCATCTTCGGCAAGAcctaataataatgtcatGACTTCGGAGAAGGATATTGATTTGCAATTATACCGTACATTATTAACAGTCGTTAAAATAGTCAATATCGTCTATAATCAATTAACTTCTGAGATATCCAAGACGGCCATGGCTAGTACAACAGGGCAGCAAGTACTGACTGATTCTTTAGCTACTAAGATTCGAGATTTGACTGACACTTGTTGTCAAGTAATGGATTTATCTAAAGTATTGAATGAaagattgaatttattgattaataaagatgaaacGATATCTGAAAAGTATTTAACCAATcaagagaaattgaatacttgggaaaatatcaattcattcttaaagacaattatttcaattctaGCAAGTAcaaagatattaatgacAGAATTGCCAAGTCTTAATGAAATTCGACCCAATTTAGCATCATTAGCCGAGATTACGAAGGATGTAACTGTGATCTTGGATTTGAGTTCTTATAAAGTTGTCTCTATCAATGctcaacaacagcaacagcaacaacaacaacaacagcaacagcaacaataTTCATCGCATATGGCCACACAGCAGAGTCATATCCAAATGGTAACAAAGGATACCCATTTCCCATTATTAACCCCCCAACCGAAATTGACTAAGCAGAATGTGAACCCATTTGATCAATAG